A single Triticum dicoccoides isolate Atlit2015 ecotype Zavitan chromosome 2A, WEW_v2.0, whole genome shotgun sequence DNA region contains:
- the LOC119355505 gene encoding BTB/POZ and TAZ domain-containing protein 2-like codes for MTICAGFDSYRASPADMRVVTSDGQSIAAHSYILASASPVLERMIDRAQRGWGAECTIPVLGVSFDAVHAFIHFLYSSKSKVVPAEEEAVGANWTQLLALAHAYRVGWLKRAAEAAVSARLTPERAVDMLKLARLCDAPRLYMRCARLAAKEFAAVEQSDGWRFARRHDAALELELLTLLEDADQRNERWARERAAQEACRQLGQAMASLEHIFPGESGAKAACADADAPCARAGCTCRGLQVLMRHFATCARKMAPGGCARCKRMLQLFRLHASVCDRPDRACRVPLCSHFKAKSQMGKADKTWRLLVKKVTRAKVMSSMAERKVVPEVVAESWARYNRRGAKLR; via the exons ATGACGATCTGCGCGGGCTTCGATTCCTACCGGGCGTCGCCGGCGGACATGCGGGTCGTGACGTCGGACGGGCAGAGCATCGCCGCGCATTCCTACATTCTT GCCTCGGCGTCGCCGGTGCTGGAGCGGATGATCGACAGGGCGCAGCGCGGGTGGGGCGCCGAGTGCACCATCCCCGTCCTCGGCGTCTCCTTCGACGCCGTCCACGCCTTCATCCACTTCCTCTACTCCTCCAAGTCCAAGGTGGTGcccgcggaggaggaggcggtgggcgcGAACTGGACGCAGCTGCTGGCGCTGGCGCACGCGTACCGGGTGGGGTGGCTGaagcgggcggcggaggcggccgtgTCGGCGCGCCTGACGCCGGAGCGCGCCGTGGACATGCTGAAGCTGGCGAGGCTCTGCGACGCGCCGCGGCTGTACATGCGGTGCGCGCGCCTCGCGGCCAAGGAGTTCGCGGCCGTGGAGCAGTCCGACGGGTGGCGCTTCGCGCGGCGCCACGACGCCGCGCTGGAGCTCGAGCTCCTCACGCTCCTCGAGGACGCCGACCAGCGGAACGAGCGTTGGGCGCGCGAGAGGGCCGCGCAGGAGGCGTGCCGGCAGCTCGGTCAGGCCATGGCCTCCCTCGAGCACATCTTCCCCGGCGAGTCCGGCGCCAAGGCCGCCTGCGCGGACGCGGACGCGCCGTGCGCGAGGGCGGGGTGCACGTGCCGGGGCCTGCAGGTGCTGATGCGGCACTTCGCGACGTGCGCGAGAAAGATGGCGCCCGGCGGGTGCGCGCGGTGCAAGCGCATGCTGCAGCTGTTCCGGCTCCACGCCTCCGTCTGCGACCGGCCGGACCGGGCCTGCCGTGTGCCGCTTTGCAG CCATTTCAAGGCGAAATCGCAGATGGGGAAAGCGGACAAGACATGGCGGCTTCTGGTGAAGAAGGTGACGAGGGCCAAGGTGATGTCCTCCATGGCCGAGAGGAAGGTGGTGCCGGAGGTCGTGGCCGAGTCATGGGCGAGGTACAACCGTAGAGGAGCCAAGTTGAGATGA
- the LOC119357980 gene encoding uncharacterized protein LOC119357980, with protein MEGLFMQVFERRDWVTGQMRQQVDSHAESLACAFLAAELNGKPIVPGLLFAGSQITTPATNRTFFQPRAVPSISLRNVGVPNGYAGRDSICDTVDTNQHEVPQQKQVSVDQEIFEPSSEVNMFSVVKRSRSRQRHIEDRSREKGQATNSGIRDVMQDRMQRSELATAGLNKTTASLSSKPCGDGENNAGTTTTLPGQEKGFYANQDRSTEFVKCSKDGDPGNQGVKLDCSQNQIVNSDNNVMVSARSSFGVQVTGSACHALPETYLSVEPKKLQFDGVESVCMNPASEQTMQQPVCTLEGANLDLAEAHPLNEDPSSTSYSQVPQEQHLLARTSLELKETDAETPLGPTSPVTQKETLNGKAAYDAVNCHSGKLGDVQIKLSALTKACNISVSNKKDESAVPEVMSSVSARRTSEMHSTERNSMTSAEDLQPNGTEQDTSLIENAVKENVNSCTAENDKRKSPQPYVLYVLPSASHEKNILLESDRSSAACDQKRSVQDGVEVSDSMSSKRRRIRHRSDFDLSGTPCTNSLSLNHQLDISSHMLTVTNFSEKSHPSGPYFTRSSGSCKSMSLVSEGGNAASDVYGNGNSSRGRRNTTSLLSGVLDNSPTASTSRSALEGRVFKNSQEQKQNKLEVEFLTTAALPYCSGILSRNEENCTQQEGTCFEGQNLIVTAASVADQEMAPEMDDLSSPIAILHQENYSGTELFTRFPSCEQASAPNALFHEKSWYDSNECVRKYKSYDPKAQLGDESFDCDGSMPVMEIFDVSDQLDSPIIGKRPFESLHDSHQLGTICSDPPNKHNTNTASSLHPLLTTTMPGKPRNCSLSDDLQYSASNSRSGMDSFGCGLESFFISDGVASCSSNASSRQEINETPLTPSVEKYSQKLSLRSGSGSEHMSSIPELEVFRIDEDNSIPEEDEYQDMAPGSVDVNCSCQRQSGGTALQDITGLCQNNGSSPSHSMRSMDKGNIDLSAESVSSELTHHSNIRNHSIKPRYNHPTSVKREGKVSRSLHDRSGTKEITKSRSGRHRSEANIDKQGTTEIINSRNGRHRSEANVDKQGTAELLNSKNGRHRSEANVDRQSKPINIVANVASFVPLVKQKLQSTTVCVKKDVKVKALKAAEAAKRLEEKKQKEQEKRKAAAKAERERLKQEKEQIQKLEEEQKKRREVDAAAKKRQREEGEKRETMKRRKCMDEARKQQKQPMDRQRVMKDEKDARQKASDNMAPRKNLVDVGKNQVKPDETTEHALRYKANESKDEKGVAVDDRNASFGSDAKENILNSFEESYTMTPYKDSDDEDDDDYDEHVQEARRRRKFVPCWARKENLDNILLSNKALNPRENFAQKLSFNISEVLSAHVLQRVVR; from the exons ATGGAGGGCCTCTTTATGCAGGTCTTCGAGCGCCGGGACTGGGTCACCGGGCAGATGCGCCAGCAGGTCGACTCCCACGCCGAGTCCCTCGCCTGCGCCTTCCTCGCTGCCG AGCTAAATGGCAAACCTATTGTTCCGGGTTTACTTTTCGCTGGAAGCCAGATTACTACACCAGCAACCAACAGAACCTTCTTTCAGCCGCGAGCTGTTCCTAGCATTTCACTCAGAAATGTGGGGGTTCCAAATGGATATGCTGGTCGAGACTCTATTTGTGACACCGTGGATACTAACCAACATGAAGTGCCTCAGCAAAAGCAGGTTTCAGTTGACCAGGAGATATTTGAGCCTAGTTCTGAAGTCAACATGTTCTCTGTGGTAAAGCGTTCCAGGTCAAGGCAGCGGCATATTGAAGATCGGTCGCGTGAGAAGGGTCAAGCGACAAATAGTGGAATCAGGGATGTTATGCAAGACAGGATGCAGAGGTCTGAACTTGCAACTGCAGGTTTGAACAAAACAACTGCATCATTATCCTCCAAACCATGTGGTGACGGTGAAAACAATGCTGGAACAACGACCACTTTGCCAGGTCAGGAGAAAGGTTTTTATGCCAATCAGGATAGATCAACTGAATTCGTCAAGTGCAGTAAAGATGGTGATCCTGGAAATCAAGGAGTTAAGTTAGATTGTTCTCAAAATCAGATTGTCAATTCTGATAATAATGTCATGGTTTCTGCTAGAAGTTCTTTTGGAGTGCAAGTTACAGGCTCTGCGTGCCATGCACTCCCTGAAACTTATCTGTCGGTTGAGCCGAAAAAACTTCAATTCGATGGTGTTGAATCAGTTTGCATGAATCCTGCAAGTGAACAGACGATGCAGCAACCAGTATGTACCCTGGAAGGTGCCAATCTTGATCTTGCTGAGGCACATCCCTTAAATGAAGACCCGTCTTCTACCAGCTATTCTCAAGTTCCTCAGGAGCAACATCTGTTGGCCAGAACATCTTTAGAACTCAAGGAGACCGATGCAGAGACTCCCTTGGGCCCCACTTCCCCGGTTACACAAAAAGAGACACTCAACGGAAAGGCAGCATATGATGCGGTCAACTGCCATTCGGGAAAGCTGGGCGATGTTCAGATAAAATTATCAGCTTTGACCAAAGCATGCAACATTTCTGTCAGCAACAAAAAGGACGAGTCTGCAGTGCCAGAAGTTATGAGCAGTGTTTCAGCTAGAAGAACCAGCGAAATGCACTCAACTGAAAGGAACAGTATGACTTCAGCCGAAGATCTGCAACCAAATG GAACAGAACAAGACACCTCTCTTATTGAGAATGCTGTTAAAGAAAATGTTAATTCATGTACAGCAGAAAACGATAAACGGAAATCTCCACAACCTTATGTTCTATACGTCTTACCTAGTGCATCACATGAGAAAAATATTCTACTCGAGTCAGACAGAAGCAGTGCTGCTTGTGACCAGAAGAGGTCAGTACAAGATGGAGTTGAAGTAAGTGATAGTATGTCATCTAAAAGGAGAAGAATAAGGCACCGATCAGACTTTGACCTTTCCGGGACTCCTTGCACAAATTCATTGTCTCTGAACCACCAACTTGACATTTCTAGCCATATGTTAACCGTGACAAATTTCTCAGAGAAATCCCATCCTTCAGGTCCTTACTTCACAAGGAGTTCAGGATCCTGCAAGAGCATGTCTCTGGTGTCAGAGGGGGGGAATGCTGCAAGTGATGTTTATGGAAATGGGAATTCTTCACGTGGAAGAAGAAATACAACTAGCCTATTAAGTGGCGTCCTTGATAACTCTCCTACCGCAAGCACCAGCAGGAGTGCATTGGAAGGACGGGTCTTCAAAAATTCTCAAGAACAGAAACAAAATAAGTTGGAAGTGGAGTTTCTGACAACTGCTGCTTTGCCTTATTGCTCTGGCATCCTATCTCGTAATGAGGAAAACTGCACACAGCAG GAAGGTACTTGCTTTGAAGGTCAGAACCTAATTGTCACGGCTGCGAGTGTGGCAGACCAGGAAATGGCTCCTGAGATGGATGACTTATCATCTCCAATTGCAATATTACATCAAGAAAATTATTCTGGAACAGAACTGTTTACTCGATTCCCAAGTTGTGAACAAGCATCTGCGCCTAATGCACTGTTTCATGAGAAATCATGGTATGACTCGAATGAATGTGTTAGGAAATATAAAAGTTATGATCCAAAGGCACAATTGGGTGATGAATCTTTTGATTGTGATGGTTCAATGCCAGTAATGGAGATCTTTGATGTCTCTGACCAATTGGACAGCCCAATTATCGGAAAAAGGCCATTTGAGTCCCTTCACGATTCTCACCAATTAGGCACCATTTGCTCAGATCCTCCAAACAAGCATAATACTAACACAGCGAGTAGTTTGCATCCGCTATTGACAACTACTATGCCCGGGAAACCCAGAAACTGTTCCCTCTCTGATGATCTACAATACAGTGCTAGTAACAGTCGCAGCGGTATGGACTCCTTCGGATGtggacttgaatcgttttttatttctGATGGCGTAGCCTCTTGCTCTTCAAATGCTAGCAGCAGACAAGAGATCAATGAAACTCCTTTGACTCCATCTGTTGAAAAGTATAGCCAAAAACTTTCATTAAGATCTGGATCTGGTTCAGAACATATGAGTTCTATTCCTGAACTTGAAGTCTTCCGAATTGATGAAGACAACAGCATTCCGGAAGAAGATGAGTACCAAGACATGGCTCCTGGATCTGTAGATGTGAATTGCTCATGCCAGCGACAATCTGGGGGAACAGCACTTCAGGATATTACTGGATTATGTCAAAACAATGGAAGTTCTCCGTCTCATTCGATGAGAAGCATGGATAAAGGTAACATAGACTTGAGTGCAGAATCTGTCAGTAGTGAGCTCACTCATCATTCAAATATCAGAAATCATAGCATTAAGCCAAGATACAATCACCCTACTTCAGTTAAGAGAGAAGGAAAAGTATCCCGTTCTCTTCATGACAGATCAGGTACGAAAGAAATAACCAAAAGCAGAAGTGGAAGACACAGGAGTGAAGCAAATATTGACAAGCAAGGCACGACAGAAATAATCAATAGCAGAAATGGAAGACACAGGAGTGAAGCAAATGTTGACAAACAAGGCACGGCAGAACTACTCAATAGCAAAAATGGAAGACACAGGAGTGAAGCAAATGTTGACAGACAATCTAAGCCTATCAATATTGTTGCCAATGTGGCATCTTTTGTACCTCTTGTAAAACAAAAGTTGCAATCTACAACAGTGTGCG TTAAAAAAGATGTTAAGGTGAAGGCACTCAAGGCAGCTGAAGCTGCAAAACGTCTTGAAGAGAAGAAACAAAAGGAGCAAGAAAAGCGCAAAGCGGCTGCAAAAGCAGAGCGTGAAAGACTGAAGCAAGAGAAGGAACAAATACAAAAACTTGAAGAGGAACAAAAGAAGAGACGAGAAGTTGATGCGGCCGCTAAGAAGCGGCAGAGAGAAGAAGGGGAAAAGAGGGAAACGATGAAAAGAAGAAAATGCATGGATGAAGCTCGAAAGCAACAGAAGCAGCCTATGGACAGACAACGAGTCATGAAGGATGAAAAAGATGCTCGTCAAAAAGCTTCT GATAATATGGCGCCAAGGAAGAATTTGGTTGATGTAGGCAAAAACCAAGTTAAACCTGATGAGACTACCGAACATGCCCTTCGATACAAGGCCAATGAAAGTAAGGACGAGAAAGGTGTTGCAGTAGATGACAGGAATGCAAGTTTTGGATCTGATGCTAAGGAAAATATCCTGAACAGTTTCGAGGAG TCCTACACAATGACTCCGTATAAAGAttctgatgatgaggatgatgatgattacGACGAACATGTACAAGAAGCAAGGCGCAGAAGGAAATTTGTTCCTTGTTGGGCTCG AAAGGAAAACTTGGATAATATCTTACTATCCAATAAAGCATTAAACCCTAGAGAAAATTTTGCACAGAAGCTGTCCTTCAACATATCTGAAG TTCTTTCGGCCCACGTTCTGCAGCGCGTCGTAAGATAG